In Halobacillus amylolyticus, the following proteins share a genomic window:
- the fur gene encoding ferric iron uptake transcriptional regulator: protein MEHRIERIKKQLHSQSYKLTPQREATVRVLLENEEDHLSAEDVYLLVKEKAPEIGLATVYRTLELLSELKVVDKINFGDGVSRYDLRKEGAEHFHHHLVCIECGSVEEIEEDLLGDVEKMIEGQWGFQVKDHRLTFHGICRVCQKAAVTSNSTS from the coding sequence ATGGAGCATCGCATTGAACGGATTAAGAAGCAACTGCATTCCCAAAGCTATAAGTTAACACCACAACGTGAAGCAACAGTGAGAGTGCTTTTAGAAAATGAAGAAGACCATTTAAGTGCCGAAGACGTTTACCTCCTCGTAAAAGAGAAAGCGCCTGAGATCGGTCTTGCTACGGTATATCGTACACTAGAATTGCTATCAGAGCTTAAAGTTGTGGATAAAATAAACTTTGGTGATGGGGTATCACGTTACGACCTTCGTAAAGAAGGGGCAGAGCATTTTCACCATCATCTCGTCTGTATTGAATGTGGATCGGTCGAAGAAATAGAAGAAGATCTATTGGGTGATGTAGAGAAAATGATAGAGGGACAATGGGGGTTTCAAGTCAAAGATCACCGTTTAACCTTCCATGGAATTTGCCGTGTTTGTCAAAAGGCAGCCGTAACCTCGAACAGTACTTCGTAA
- a CDS encoding YqzK family protein has product MSKIKHSLQDLVKVLIVFTLCTCVFYAALQMIHQEYERQHRYDPPDGAAVKVVSPLDSEWTDRLSIFFRLGE; this is encoded by the coding sequence GTGTCTAAAATCAAACATAGTTTACAAGACTTAGTTAAGGTTCTTATTGTATTTACATTATGTACATGCGTTTTTTATGCGGCCTTACAAATGATTCACCAAGAATATGAGAGACAGCATCGTTATGATCCTCCAGATGGGGCTGCGGTCAAAGTTGTGAGCCCGTTAGATTCAGAGTGGACGGATCGTCTTTCGATTTTCTTTCGATTAGGAGAGTAA
- the xerD gene encoding site-specific tyrosine recombinase XerD — MKFALEDFFHFLTVERGLSSNTIQSYQRDLHQYQSFLQTKESINEWDHVSRAHIMKYLYELNDKGRSAATLARLLSSIRLFHQFLVREKVTNQDPSLHIETPKKERKLPKVLSSEDVDKLLNVKANDPLKARNKAMLEMLYATGLRVTELMTLKVSDLHLTMGFVRCMGKGSKERIIPLGDLAKEAVEVYLDGPRMKLVKQKKTEELFVNHHGNPLSRQGFWKILKAVAVEAGVTKEITPHTLRHSFATHLLENGADLRAVQEMLGHADISTTQIYTHVSKTRLKDVYRSYHPRA; from the coding sequence ATGAAATTTGCTTTGGAAGATTTCTTTCACTTTTTAACAGTTGAACGAGGGTTATCCTCAAACACAATACAGTCTTATCAGCGGGATTTACACCAATATCAAAGCTTCTTGCAAACGAAAGAAAGTATAAATGAATGGGATCATGTCTCACGCGCTCATATTATGAAATACTTATATGAACTGAATGATAAAGGAAGGTCAGCGGCGACGCTTGCCCGGTTACTTTCTTCCATCCGTTTATTTCATCAGTTCCTAGTTCGTGAAAAGGTGACGAATCAGGATCCGAGCTTACATATAGAGACTCCAAAAAAGGAACGTAAGCTTCCTAAGGTATTGTCTTCAGAAGATGTAGATAAGCTGTTAAATGTGAAAGCAAACGACCCTCTAAAGGCAAGAAATAAAGCAATGCTTGAGATGCTTTACGCCACAGGTTTGCGCGTAACAGAATTGATGACGTTAAAGGTAAGTGATTTGCATCTAACAATGGGGTTTGTACGTTGTATGGGGAAAGGGTCCAAAGAGCGGATTATCCCGCTTGGTGATCTAGCGAAAGAGGCAGTAGAAGTTTACTTGGATGGACCGCGCATGAAACTGGTTAAACAGAAAAAGACAGAAGAACTATTCGTCAATCATCATGGCAATCCACTGTCAAGACAAGGCTTTTGGAAGATATTGAAAGCGGTTGCTGTTGAGGCAGGAGTCACAAAAGAAATCACACCACATACACTAAGACACTCGTTTGCAACTCATTTATTAGAGAATGGGGCAGATTTGAGGGCCGTCCAAGAAATGCTTGGCCATGCTGATATTTCCACTACTCAAATTTATACACACGTGTCAAAAACTCGTCTCAAAGATGTTTATCGCTCGTATCACCCGCGAGCGTAA
- the deoB gene encoding phosphopentomutase has product MKSFKRVFLIVMDSVGIGEAPDSEKFNDKGAHTLGHIAEHMNGLSMPNMEKLGLGNIRPVQGIEKVAHPKAHYTTMAEASNGKDTMTGHWEIMGLYIDKPFRTFPDGFPDELLNKIKEKTGRGVVGNEPASGTEIIKDLGQHHVETGDLIVYTSADSVLQIAAHEEVVPPEELYEICEYARELTRDEKYMVGRVIARPFIGKSGEFERTSNRHDYALKPFGRTVMNHMADADLDVIALGKISDIYDGEGVTEAIRTKHNMDGMDQLVTSMDTDFEGLNFLNLVDFDAKFGHRRDPQGYGEALEAYDERLPEVLNKLNDDDLLIITADHGNDPIHHGTDHTRELVPLIVFHNGIKEGKELDQRQTFADIGATIAENFSVEMPAYGKSFLNKIQ; this is encoded by the coding sequence ATGAAATCATTTAAAAGGGTATTTTTAATTGTTATGGATTCAGTGGGAATTGGGGAAGCACCAGATTCTGAAAAGTTTAATGATAAAGGAGCCCATACACTTGGGCATATTGCTGAGCATATGAATGGGCTTTCTATGCCGAATATGGAGAAGCTCGGCTTAGGAAACATTCGTCCAGTCCAGGGGATTGAGAAAGTTGCTCATCCTAAAGCTCACTATACAACGATGGCTGAAGCATCCAATGGGAAGGATACAATGACTGGGCACTGGGAGATTATGGGTTTGTACATTGACAAGCCGTTTCGAACTTTTCCAGACGGATTTCCTGATGAACTGTTAAATAAAATTAAAGAAAAAACAGGTCGTGGGGTTGTAGGGAATGAACCAGCTTCTGGAACAGAAATCATTAAAGATTTAGGGCAACATCACGTAGAGACGGGTGACCTTATTGTTTACACATCAGCAGACTCTGTACTGCAAATTGCTGCGCATGAGGAAGTCGTCCCACCAGAAGAACTTTATGAGATCTGTGAATATGCTCGTGAGTTAACTCGGGATGAAAAGTATATGGTTGGTCGGGTCATTGCCCGTCCATTCATTGGAAAATCAGGCGAGTTTGAAAGAACGTCCAATCGTCATGACTATGCATTGAAGCCATTTGGAAGAACTGTTATGAATCATATGGCGGACGCTGATTTAGATGTGATTGCGTTAGGGAAAATCTCGGATATTTACGATGGTGAAGGTGTGACAGAAGCAATTCGTACGAAGCACAATATGGATGGAATGGATCAATTGGTAACCTCAATGGATACAGACTTTGAAGGGTTAAACTTTTTGAACCTTGTAGATTTTGATGCTAAGTTCGGGCATCGCCGTGACCCGCAAGGATACGGAGAGGCGTTAGAAGCTTATGACGAACGATTGCCGGAAGTGTTAAACAAACTTAATGATGATGACTTGTTGATTATTACTGCTGACCATGGCAACGACCCGATACATCATGGTACAGACCACACGAGAGAACTTGTACCACTTATCGTTTTTCATAATGGAATAAAAGAAGGAAAAGAACTCGACCAACGGCAAACTTTTGCTGATATTGGTGCAACAATCGCAGAGAACTTTTCTGTCGAAATGCCAGCGTACGGTAAAAGTTTCTTAAATAAAATTCAATAG
- a CDS encoding purine-nucleoside phosphorylase, with the protein MNNHNQEAAAFIQEKLSVQPTVGLILGSGLGVLADEIENPVMISYKDIPHFPESTVSGHKGQLVIGQLEGRQVIAMQGRFHYYEGYDMKQVTFPVRVMKEMGVETLFVTNAAGGVNESFEAGNLMVITDHINNMGDSPLLGPNDEELGPRFPDMSEAYDRALIHHAEQSAERLGLKIQKGVYVGNTGPAYETGAEVRMIRTLGGDAVGMSTVPEVIVANHMGIRVLGISCISNMAAGILDQPLTHDEVIETTAQVREDFLGFVKDLLKTLPA; encoded by the coding sequence ATGAACAATCATAATCAAGAAGCAGCAGCGTTTATTCAAGAAAAATTATCTGTCCAGCCCACTGTAGGATTAATCCTTGGATCAGGTTTAGGCGTGCTCGCCGATGAAATAGAAAACCCTGTGATGATCAGCTATAAAGATATCCCGCACTTCCCTGAGTCGACCGTATCAGGGCACAAGGGTCAGCTAGTAATAGGTCAGCTTGAAGGCCGTCAAGTGATCGCTATGCAAGGGCGTTTTCACTACTATGAAGGATATGACATGAAGCAGGTGACATTCCCGGTTCGCGTTATGAAAGAAATGGGTGTCGAAACCTTATTTGTGACCAATGCAGCTGGGGGTGTCAATGAATCCTTTGAGGCGGGGAACTTAATGGTGATTACAGATCATATTAATAACATGGGAGATAGTCCTTTGCTGGGACCTAATGACGAAGAACTTGGACCACGTTTCCCCGATATGTCTGAAGCATACGATCGTGCTCTAATTCATCATGCAGAACAGAGTGCTGAACGGTTAGGCTTGAAGATTCAAAAAGGTGTCTACGTCGGGAATACAGGTCCTGCGTATGAAACAGGAGCGGAAGTTCGAATGATCCGTACGCTCGGAGGCGATGCAGTCGGGATGTCGACGGTGCCTGAAGTTATTGTAGCGAACCATATGGGAATTCGCGTTTTAGGCATTTCCTGTATTTCGAATATGGCTGCCGGTATTCTGGATCAGCCTCTAACTCATGATGAAGTAATTGAAACTACTGCCCAAGTGAGGGAAGATTTTCTAGGGTTTGTCAAAGACTTATTAAAAACATTACCAGCATAG
- a CDS encoding pyrimidine-nucleoside phosphorylase: MRMYDIIVKKRDGGELTKQEIEFFIEGYTNGDIPDYQAAALTMAIYFQGMTQEETAILTQAMVDSGETIDLSAIKGHKVDKHSTGGVGDKITFIVGPLVASVGVPVAKMSGRGLGHTGGTLDKLESIRGLEIEMEKDQFIKNVNEHKLAVAGQTGNLAPADKKLYALRDVIGTVDSLPLIAGSIMSKKLASGADSIVLDVKTGSGAFMKTLEDSEALAREMVNIGNNLGRNTVAVISDMNQPLGFEVGNANEIKEAAEILQGKKVEDLRKLSLEIASHMTVLAEVFSNYEEAYQTLEQNLENGKAFAAFRKFVQAQHGDVSMIDDLSQLPSAAHDIEVKTEQGGFVSEIDAESIGVAAMYLGAGRATKDDQINHGVGITLKKKIGDEVKAGEALVVLHSDEEHPDTSIEKVKQAYTISSNKVDAPTLIHKVIK; encoded by the coding sequence ATGAGAATGTACGACATAATCGTAAAAAAAAGAGATGGCGGCGAATTAACGAAACAGGAAATTGAATTTTTTATTGAAGGGTACACAAACGGCGATATCCCTGATTACCAGGCTGCTGCGTTAACGATGGCTATTTACTTTCAGGGTATGACACAGGAAGAGACGGCGATTTTAACACAAGCTATGGTGGATTCAGGGGAAACCATTGATCTTTCTGCGATTAAAGGTCACAAAGTCGATAAGCACTCTACTGGTGGCGTAGGAGATAAAATCACCTTTATCGTTGGGCCACTCGTTGCATCAGTGGGTGTTCCTGTAGCTAAAATGTCAGGCCGGGGGCTAGGTCACACAGGGGGGACACTCGATAAACTAGAATCCATCAGAGGCCTTGAGATTGAGATGGAAAAGGATCAGTTCATCAAAAATGTCAATGAACATAAATTGGCCGTAGCTGGACAAACAGGGAACCTGGCTCCTGCAGATAAGAAATTGTATGCACTAAGGGACGTCATAGGGACCGTCGATTCACTCCCGCTCATCGCCGGATCAATCATGAGTAAAAAACTGGCTTCGGGTGCTGACAGCATTGTTCTTGATGTGAAAACAGGCAGTGGTGCCTTCATGAAAACACTAGAGGATTCGGAGGCACTGGCCCGCGAAATGGTGAATATTGGGAATAACCTCGGTCGAAACACAGTGGCAGTTATTAGTGATATGAACCAACCATTAGGATTTGAAGTTGGAAATGCTAACGAAATCAAAGAGGCAGCTGAAATTCTGCAAGGGAAAAAGGTAGAGGATCTTAGAAAGCTATCGCTAGAAATTGCTTCACATATGACCGTGTTAGCTGAAGTGTTTTCAAACTACGAAGAAGCCTACCAAACACTTGAACAAAACCTTGAAAATGGCAAGGCCTTTGCTGCTTTCCGCAAGTTTGTTCAAGCGCAACATGGAGATGTCTCAATGATCGATGATTTAAGTCAATTGCCATCTGCGGCACATGATATAGAAGTGAAAACTGAGCAAGGTGGTTTCGTATCTGAAATTGATGCAGAATCGATTGGTGTTGCTGCGATGTATCTTGGCGCAGGTCGTGCCACGAAAGATGATCAGATCAATCACGGTGTCGGGATTACATTGAAAAAGAAAATCGGTGACGAAGTAAAAGCAGGAGAGGCATTAGTCGTTCTTCATAGTGATGAAGAGCACCCTGACACATCCATTGAAAAGGTCAAGCAGGCTTATACGATATCGAGTAATAAAGTTGATGCCCCAACGTTAATTCATAAAGTGATTAAATAA
- a CDS encoding D-alanyl-D-alanine carboxypeptidase family protein, whose translation MKRLLSLLVAITVLGTLYTPTSIHAEETAEELVKSAPSAILMEKNSGMTLYDKQADKKLPPASMTKIMTLLLIMEELEKGNISLDEKVRVSEHAASMGGSQIFLEEGEEMTVKDLLKGIAIASGNDASVAMAERIAGSEGAFVKMMNEKAKSLGLKNTHFENPTGLPAEGHYSTARDMAVMARELLLHEDITNYTGIYEDYLRKGQDNEFWLVNTNKLIKTYPGVDGLKTGYTDKAKYCLTASAKKGDLHMIAVVMGAESPKKRNADITSMLDYGFSQYEGVQLYSKNDVLHSVKTTRGTPKALPLAPEKDVIVLKKKNQPKGQYKATLKVRKSLDLPVKKGDHFGWVIITNNGQEVTKVRLEATKPIERANLIELFERSFRNLTSFEKF comes from the coding sequence ATGAAACGATTACTCAGCTTACTAGTAGCAATCACTGTTTTGGGAACGCTCTATACGCCCACATCCATACATGCAGAGGAAACAGCTGAAGAGCTAGTGAAATCGGCACCGTCAGCCATTCTAATGGAGAAAAATAGTGGCATGACGTTATACGATAAACAAGCAGATAAAAAGCTTCCACCAGCAAGTATGACGAAAATTATGACTCTCTTACTTATTATGGAGGAGCTGGAAAAGGGGAATATTTCGTTAGATGAAAAAGTCCGAGTCAGTGAACATGCAGCCTCTATGGGAGGATCACAAATTTTCCTAGAAGAAGGTGAGGAAATGACAGTCAAGGACCTTCTCAAAGGGATTGCTATTGCGTCAGGAAATGATGCGAGTGTAGCGATGGCTGAAAGAATTGCCGGAAGCGAAGGGGCTTTTGTCAAAATGATGAATGAAAAAGCGAAAAGCTTAGGTTTAAAAAATACTCATTTTGAAAATCCTACAGGTCTTCCAGCAGAGGGACATTATAGTACTGCCAGAGATATGGCGGTAATGGCACGAGAACTACTGCTTCATGAAGATATTACGAACTATACGGGCATCTATGAGGATTATTTAAGAAAAGGACAGGATAATGAGTTTTGGCTTGTCAATACAAATAAGCTTATTAAAACATATCCTGGGGTGGATGGGTTAAAAACAGGTTACACCGACAAAGCAAAGTATTGCTTAACGGCTTCTGCTAAAAAAGGTGATCTTCATATGATTGCTGTTGTTATGGGAGCCGAAAGTCCAAAGAAAAGAAATGCTGACATAACAAGTATGCTTGATTATGGATTTAGTCAATATGAAGGCGTACAGCTCTATTCTAAAAATGATGTGCTTCATTCGGTAAAAACAACGAGAGGGACGCCTAAAGCATTACCATTAGCACCAGAAAAAGATGTTATCGTATTAAAGAAAAAGAATCAACCAAAAGGCCAGTACAAGGCAACACTTAAAGTTCGCAAGTCATTGGATTTACCAGTGAAAAAAGGTGATCACTTTGGCTGGGTTATCATTACAAATAATGGACAGGAAGTAACGAAGGTTAGGCTTGAGGCAACGAAGCCGATTGAACGGGCGAACCTAATCGAGTTGTTCGAGCGCTCATTTAGAAATTTGACGAGTTTTGAGAAGTTTTAG
- the spoIIAA gene encoding anti-sigma F factor antagonist has product MSLHVDFIVKENVLLVRLAGELDHHEAIGLREEWQAQLAQNNVGNVIVNLEKLSFMDSSGLGVMLGRYKEIQASGSEMVICSISPEVRRLFDLSGMFKIVKLVDNEDFALQMLGVAS; this is encoded by the coding sequence TTGAGTCTTCATGTAGATTTTATTGTAAAAGAAAACGTACTGCTCGTCCGTTTAGCTGGAGAATTGGATCATCACGAGGCGATTGGGCTTCGCGAAGAATGGCAGGCACAGCTTGCACAGAATAATGTGGGTAATGTCATCGTAAACTTAGAGAAATTATCTTTCATGGACAGTTCAGGTCTGGGTGTGATGCTTGGACGTTATAAAGAGATTCAAGCATCAGGAAGTGAAATGGTTATTTGCTCCATCTCACCAGAAGTACGCAGATTATTTGACCTTTCAGGGATGTTTAAAATTGTCAAGTTGGTCGACAATGAAGATTTCGCTCTGCAAATGTTGGGGGTGGCTTCATGA
- the spoIIAB gene encoding anti-sigma F factor gives MRNHMKIEFLSVSQNESLARISVAAFISQMNPTMDELTDIKTVVSEAVTNAIIHGYEDKPDQKVTLECSMENEQIEIIIKDNGIGMMDIEQAREPLFTSKPEWERSGMGFTIMENFMDKVEITSDEGTGTTIRLVKQLTSTRALAN, from the coding sequence ATGAGAAACCATATGAAAATTGAATTCTTAAGTGTCAGCCAAAATGAATCGTTAGCTCGCATTTCCGTCGCTGCGTTTATTAGTCAGATGAATCCAACGATGGATGAACTGACAGACATTAAGACTGTTGTTTCAGAGGCAGTGACCAATGCGATTATTCATGGTTATGAAGACAAGCCGGATCAAAAAGTTACCCTTGAGTGTTCGATGGAAAATGAACAAATTGAAATCATCATTAAAGACAACGGTATTGGGATGATGGATATCGAACAAGCAAGGGAACCACTATTTACATCCAAACCTGAGTGGGAACGATCAGGTATGGGATTTACCATTATGGAGAATTTCATGGATAAAGTGGAGATTACCTCAGATGAAGGGACAGGCACGACAATTCGTTTGGTAAAGCAACTCACGTCAACACGAGCTCTGGCTAATTAG
- the sigF gene encoding RNA polymerase sporulation sigma factor SigF: MSMKTDITKERLSDKEVRELIEKSQAGDQDARHYLVERNTRLVWSVVQRYLRRGYDPDDLYQIGCIGLLKSVDKFDLSYDVKFSTYAVPMIIGEIQRFIRDDGSVKVSRSLKETYHKVRGKKEEMLKQLGRSPTINEIAEALDLTSEDVVQAEEAGRSPQSIYETVYESEGDPITLVDQIAEEDTHWFEHLTLHDMMNKLEKRERLIIYLRYFKDQTQSEVAERLGISQVQVSRLEKKILEYMKETMNE; the protein is encoded by the coding sequence ATGAGTATGAAAACAGATATTACAAAAGAGCGTTTATCCGACAAAGAAGTAAGAGAATTAATAGAGAAGAGCCAGGCAGGGGATCAGGATGCGAGACATTATTTAGTTGAGCGAAACACAAGATTAGTGTGGTCTGTCGTTCAGCGTTATTTAAGACGAGGGTATGATCCTGATGATTTGTACCAAATTGGCTGTATCGGCTTACTGAAGTCAGTGGATAAATTTGACTTAAGTTATGACGTTAAATTTTCAACTTATGCTGTCCCGATGATCATTGGTGAAATTCAACGATTTATTAGAGATGACGGCAGTGTAAAAGTAAGCCGAAGCTTAAAAGAAACGTATCATAAAGTTCGTGGCAAAAAAGAGGAGATGCTGAAGCAGTTAGGAAGGTCTCCTACCATTAACGAAATTGCCGAGGCTCTCGATCTAACTAGTGAGGACGTAGTCCAGGCCGAAGAAGCCGGCCGCTCTCCTCAATCGATTTATGAAACAGTGTATGAAAGTGAAGGGGACCCGATTACACTCGTTGACCAAATCGCTGAAGAAGATACGCACTGGTTTGAACATTTAACGCTACACGATATGATGAATAAACTTGAGAAAAGAGAACGCTTAATTATTTATTTGCGCTACTTTAAAGACCAAACACAAAGTGAAGTCGCCGAAAGATTAGGCATCTCCCAAGTCCAAGTCTCAAGACTCGAAAAGAAAATACTTGAGTATATGAAGGAAACAATGAATGAATAA
- a CDS encoding stage V sporulation protein AA has protein sequence MATPVYIRLRQSIRVSSGHVIRVRDVAKVAGPSSYKQIIESMAIHNIEEKDKNIVVIDIHPLIELILKRFPHLELEIIGPNQCVVHVDKKLAKKPSLIIVSVIWVLLFIGAAMAIMNFHYDVSMEMVQQKLHFMLTGEKEEHPLWIQVPYSIGLGLGMILFFNHWFRKKFNEEPNPMEVEVFKYQEDLDHYVAINENKVEQDEDR, from the coding sequence ATGGCAACTCCTGTATATATTCGTTTGAGACAATCTATTCGTGTTTCTTCTGGTCATGTAATTCGTGTAAGAGATGTTGCAAAAGTAGCTGGCCCAAGCAGTTATAAACAAATCATTGAAAGTATGGCTATTCATAACATAGAGGAAAAGGACAAGAATATTGTTGTTATCGATATTCATCCTTTAATCGAACTGATTTTAAAACGATTTCCACACCTTGAACTCGAAATAATAGGGCCCAATCAATGTGTTGTTCATGTAGACAAAAAGTTAGCGAAGAAGCCCTCTCTTATTATTGTTTCAGTAATTTGGGTGCTTTTATTTATAGGAGCCGCAATGGCAATTATGAATTTTCACTATGATGTCAGTATGGAAATGGTTCAACAGAAGCTGCATTTCATGTTAACTGGTGAAAAAGAAGAACACCCCTTATGGATCCAAGTACCTTATTCCATCGGGTTAGGTTTAGGAATGATTTTATTCTTTAATCATTGGTTCCGAAAGAAATTCAACGAGGAACCAAACCCCATGGAAGTAGAAGTATTTAAGTATCAGGAGGATTTGGATCATTACGTAGCCATTAATGAAAACAAGGTCGAGCAAGATGAGGATCGTTGA
- a CDS encoding stage V sporulation protein AB: MRIVEAIIGLASGFAVGTGFVAFLTVLGVVPRLMQLSHSKSKIRWYEGAIFTGVLFGIYLSFGDVPISLPVIGLIIWGLFHGIFIGLLAAALTEVLNVFPLLFKRVGIESYLFPLLMALAIGKVAGSLFQWVLFVR; the protein is encoded by the coding sequence ATGAGGATCGTTGAAGCTATTATTGGGCTTGCATCAGGATTTGCTGTTGGTACAGGTTTCGTGGCCTTTTTGACCGTTTTAGGTGTAGTGCCGCGTTTAATGCAGCTTAGCCATTCAAAATCGAAAATCAGATGGTATGAAGGTGCCATTTTTACAGGGGTCTTGTTTGGGATTTACTTATCGTTTGGAGATGTTCCTATCAGCCTCCCTGTTATCGGTTTAATCATCTGGGGACTATTTCACGGGATATTCATTGGGTTGCTTGCAGCAGCATTGACTGAAGTCTTGAATGTCTTCCCTTTATTGTTTAAACGGGTTGGAATTGAAAGTTACTTATTTCCATTACTTATGGCGCTCGCCATAGGAAAAGTTGCAGGTTCACTATTTCAATGGGTGTTGTTCGTACGTTAG
- the spoVAC gene encoding stage V sporulation protein AC gives MESFDAKNYKQKSKDYQPKPPYFINCLKAFIVGGLICTFGQLLSEMYISWFGFSEKDASNPTVATLILLAALATGFGVYDRLGQFAGAGSAVPITGFANSITSAALEHKSEGIVLGIATNLFKLAGSVIVFGVVAAYVLGIIRYLWHWLF, from the coding sequence ATGGAATCGTTTGATGCAAAAAATTATAAACAAAAAAGTAAGGATTACCAGCCGAAACCACCTTACTTTATCAATTGCTTAAAAGCTTTCATTGTAGGTGGGTTAATTTGTACATTTGGACAGCTTTTATCGGAAATGTATATATCATGGTTCGGTTTTAGTGAAAAAGATGCCAGCAACCCGACAGTAGCTACTTTAATACTGCTAGCAGCACTTGCAACAGGATTTGGGGTTTACGACCGTTTAGGTCAATTTGCCGGAGCTGGTTCGGCTGTACCTATTACAGGGTTCGCTAATTCAATCACATCTGCAGCTTTAGAACACAAAAGTGAAGGTATTGTTCTTGGGATAGCAACCAACCTATTTAAGCTGGCAGGATCTGTGATTGTGTTCGGAGTAGTCGCAGCCTACGTATTAGGGATTATACGCTATCTGTGGCATTGGTTATTTTAG
- the spoVAD gene encoding stage V sporulation protein AD: protein MGQTGKQTWTFTKPVYIQSTGTVVGPLEGAGPLHNLFDYSYDDLHCGEANWELAERRLMSDAVHYCLQKAGVDQTSIDLLLTGDLLNQNVTGNYVARQLGIPLLGMFGACSTSMETLATGAALIEAGYAKQAIAAVSSHNATAERQYRYPTEYGGQKPKTATFTVTGSGAALLSTQPSAIRIEAATIGRVMDYGTNDPFDLGSAMVPAAWSTIKAHFEDMGRMPSDYDVIATGDLSSVGTPILRDMLKNDGYDVSEVHDDCGLMVFHSDQPVFSGGSGCACSAVVTYGKLIDDLKQGKYKRILVVATGALMNPMMIQQKETIPCIAHGVVLTKEDN from the coding sequence GTGGGACAAACAGGAAAACAAACATGGACATTCACAAAGCCCGTTTATATACAATCAACAGGAACAGTGGTCGGACCACTAGAAGGAGCGGGTCCACTTCACAACCTGTTCGATTATAGTTACGATGACTTGCATTGTGGTGAAGCAAACTGGGAACTCGCTGAACGAAGATTAATGTCTGATGCTGTTCATTATTGTTTGCAAAAAGCTGGTGTTGACCAAACAAGTATTGATCTATTGTTAACAGGAGATTTACTGAACCAAAATGTAACAGGGAATTACGTGGCAAGACAGCTCGGGATTCCGTTACTTGGCATGTTTGGAGCATGCTCTACATCAATGGAAACTCTCGCTACGGGAGCAGCGCTTATCGAAGCGGGTTACGCAAAACAGGCAATTGCAGCTGTCAGTTCACATAATGCCACAGCAGAGAGACAGTATAGATATCCAACCGAATACGGAGGACAAAAGCCGAAAACCGCTACTTTTACTGTAACTGGTAGTGGTGCAGCCTTATTATCCACACAGCCTTCAGCGATACGTATAGAGGCAGCAACAATTGGACGTGTTATGGATTATGGAACGAACGATCCATTTGATTTAGGATCGGCTATGGTACCTGCTGCTTGGAGCACCATTAAAGCCCACTTCGAAGATATGGGTAGAATGCCGTCTGATTATGATGTGATTGCAACGGGGGATTTATCAAGTGTTGGAACACCGATCCTGCGCGATATGCTAAAAAATGATGGGTACGATGTAAGTGAAGTCCACGATGATTGCGGTCTCATGGTCTTCCATAGTGATCAACCAGTATTCAGTGGAGGCAGCGGCTGTGCTTGTTCCGCAGTTGTTACCTATGGAAAATTAATCGATGATCTAAAACAAGGAAAATATAAACGTATCTTAGTCGTAGCAACGGGAGCGCTAATGAATCCTATGATGATACAACAAAAAGAAACGATTCCATGCATTGCCCACGGCGTTGTACTTACGAAGGAGGATAACTAA